The sequence CACTCAAAAAATTTGGACATACAATATTTAATTTTTGACTACTTTATTCCTTATAATATCATTTTAGGCAGACCATCTTTAAATGCTTTTGGAGCTATAGTCTCCGCTATTCACTTGTGTTTTAAGTTCTGTTCAGAGAAAGGAGCTATAGCAATAATACATTTAGACAGGAAAGAAGCAAGACAATGCTACAACGCAAGTCTCAAAGTCTAGCAGACACCAACAACGAGAATAAACTCAGTATACAACGCTAGTGATATACCAGACCTTGCCAAGCTAGATCCACGGATCAACCATGAACAAAGGCCCACACCTGAAGATGATTTAAACAAGGTAAGATTGATAGAAGATAAGGATCAATACACTAACATCGGTTCTACTTTGCCTGCAGGATACACACAGCAGGTAACAGACCTTTTCCGAGCCAATGCCGACCTATTCACATGGACTCCGGCTGACATGCCAGGGATACACCCGGATGTCATATGTCATAGGCTGGCCTTGGACCCCAAAGCTCGGCTAGTAAAATAGCAGGGAAGACAACTCGGGAAGGAAAGAACCGAAGCAACAACAAAGGAAACATAAAAACTGATAAGTGCATGGTTTATCTGGGAAATACAATTCACATCATGGCTGGCAAACGTAGTGATGGTAAAGAAGAACTCAGAAAAATAGCGAATGTGCGTGGACTTCACCGACTTAAACCGAGCATGCCCAAAAGACTTGTATCCCTTGCCATGTATTGACAAGCTTGTCGACAACACTTCTGACTATCAAATACtaagcttcatggatgcatattcaGCCTACAATCAGATACTCATGCACCCCGCCGACAAAGAGAAGACAACCTTCATAACTGATCAAGGCAACTTTTGTTACAAGGTCATGTTGTTCGGCCTAAAAAACGCAGGTGCCACCTGCCAGCGTTTAATGGACAAAGTATTCCAAAAGCAAATCGGGAAAAATATGGAGGTGTACGTAGACGACATGGTAGTTAAATCAAACACCGAAAAAGAACACCTGACCGACCTCAAAGAAGTATTTGATCAATTAAGAAAATACAATATGCGGTTCAACTCAGAAAAGTGTGCATTTGGAGTACATGGAGGAAaatttttagggtttatgctcACTCAAAGGGGAATAGAGGCAAACCCCGACAAGTGTGAGGCAATCCTGAACTTGAAGTCGCCATCAAcagtcaaagaggtacaacaactcacaGAAAGGCTAGCCGCTctatctgtaacaccctaccacacacagagtcttatgcttaagtcataaaacagaggtggcgaggtattacgacctctaagaacaaaatttagtacatatagtattgcaaaaatttttataactaggagcctttgaagaaaaaggggtaaatcaAAACCGTTAAATAAAAAATGCGCAACACTCCAATCGATAACGTAAACGAATAGATAGAGAGAAAGCTGACGCTAAGAGATATATAAAAGAGTGCCAAAATATATATATCAAGACTCGGGACTCGGCTTGCGAAGATAACTGgtccgatatatatatataagggaaTTACCCAAAAACAACCCCAAAGGACAAAATACAAAACCtgcttctccaaaataacctctaagaggagttaatacaaaatacatattcAGTGGAGAATATAGTATCTAAACAAGTATATAGtgatcaaaataaaatcccaagagTCAAGGATCTCTGCCAaaaggaagtctccagcatgtctcagcgaggagcctcacgtcctgcatctgaaaaccacaaaatccgcatgggtgagaaccgaaggttctcagcatggtaacagtgcccaaatatctaacatgtaatgtcctgggaaagccgaaggcaatcctagaacttccagattataatcaaagcatataaacataactaaaccataaCAAATGTAAATAGGCGACTAACTTAAGGATCTTTAGACTAACTAGAtatcccctttccaaatcctACAAACCTCCCAACCACCTACAGTAATAGAAATGCAAACATAAGTATATCAAACAAAGAGCGCAAGTAGGAAGCAGGTAAGACAAATAGGCAATTTGCAAGTAATGATGTAGTCAATTAGGCAATCCAGacaaatcacatataatgcatatgatgcatgcctgtcctagtggctaatgagtctcatctgtcggttataaagccaacccgacaagtcctggtagctaaccattggactgtccctctatcgtgcatccccaactcgagttatactcaaaataaatcataattcatatatatccaacaccctcactggtgtatatttacgggggcgagctcatccagaactttcacagtgtccggccacacttacgacatagggtcaacaaaGTATTGAGTCTCTACCTGGAGAACGTGGTGGCTAACCACTGCTTTCACcaagggaaactcgtatctcagataggtggagtgcaacattcacaaaaataaaaaattcagcatatatgcataTAAATCACAGCCATATAttaacattcatctcagccatccggcttacaaATCATAATCCGTAATCAGCCATGATCATCATTACACACCGCCATTCGGCTCATATCATAtccagccattcggctcatatcatatacagcactccaccatcctcctcaATAACATCCCCTTCTTCCTCCACAAGTCACCCTCTTCCCTAGCTTACTTTCATTCACTAGGCATTTTACATCAATTTAAGATTTAGGGGATAAAATTGGGGGTTTATAAGTGAGAAACAACATCTCGAaaggttacaagcttgttgggaatgtgCAAGACTTAAAAACAGTAGCTTTAAAAAAGAACTGggttgcgtgcgtacgcacaggggtgtgcgtgtgcacgcccAGAAGCAGTTTCagaaagtgtgcgtgcgcacaggcttGTGCATTCGCACAAAAAGTTAAATTTTCAGGGTTGAGTGCGCGTACAAGATGTGCTAGCGCCACCAACAGCATACCATTTccaacctgtgcgtgcgcacagggctgtgcgtaggCACAGCTCGAAATCCTTTGTTGGTTATGTGTGCGCACAGtgcgtgctagcgctcccatcaGCAGCCCTATCCccgcgtgtgcgtgcgcacaaggctgtgcgtgcacacataTTCAAAATTCCGcggggtgtgcatgcgcacaggctgtgcatgcgcacacaaatcagaaatcacaaattctgcagaagttgcagaattcagatttttggcccgaacttccaacgatcatatctccttccacaaaattcagatttctaccaaATTTAAACCATCTTAAAGCTTATTAAATTATCTTTTAATTGATGTAAAGATCATCAAATTCTAAAAACAATAGCTCGAGATATGATCCGTTGAAATTCGTCAAAATcccatttttaccaaaactcataaaCTCCCAAATTTCAAAACATACATTCCAAATTCATCCAAAAACCAACCAAACTCAGTCATCCAAAATCAAACACTTCTATTCACTCATTCAAACACCAACCCACCAATTGTTCCTCATTTAACCCAATCTCACATCAACATCAACGTTTCATATATCAACCTCCAAATAAATAATCAATTTATCCATCaccatatacatatacatatctaTTCACAAATCAATTTTATACATCAAATCATGTTCATTAACAAGAGTCTCAACTCTATCATCAATCCAACATATTAATCCATATCTCATACAACATTACATGAATTACCAACCAATACAACCACTCACAATCATTTTCACcatcattcatatatatatatatatatatatatatttaactcAATCCAATTTATCTAACAACTACATCAACATTCCAAAGCCCTATTATCCTAGGTTcactagcctacgttttcacaatcacattacattttagatacaggaaaccgaaaccataccttggtcgattcccgTTCCACCCGGAACACTCTCAAATTCAACTTCCAAGATTTCCAAACCCCACCAACAGATTTCCAAGCTTGGTGCTCAACTCCAAAGCTTTTCAAAACCACTAATCAAGCTCCAATACTCATATACACAAGGCCTAAGCCACAATATCACAccaaaacacaacaactcaatacccaatACCTTAAATTCAACATTTTACTAGGGTTTTGAGGTCTCTTATCTTACCCAAGGATCAAGGAAGCAAGAGCAACCCTTCCCTTCAAGTTAATTTGAGCCTACAATATCCAAACtcaaaaatctcaacactttaccCACTAAAATTCGAAAATGAGGGCTGAGGATTCGAGAAAGAAaatgtggcttacctcaagaataatgatatgggttttgtagagctcgacgtcaCGGTTGCATGGCTGCAAACGGTGCGTCAATCGAagctccgaatcaaaagttatgatcaattgaatTTGGGACAAGGGTTTTGGAACTTCTCCCCTTCCCCTTTGCCAATTTTCAGCGTGTGTGTGTTCTTGGAGAAGAGAGTGCTGAGCTCTCTCATTAAATGAGAGCTTGGCTGGGCCCTTGGGCCCAACGTGGGTCCGGTTTGTCCCGTTCGGctcaatcttgggccgatttttttaaaattggtgtcaaaattcttgttttaattcgctctatcatattaaaccataaaaacttTATTTCTCACTTtctataatatattttaatttatgggttaattatccgttaattaaccggatttTACACTATCGAAATTTCTACCAACAATGGCAGCAAGATCGGATCACTTCTTCAACACACTATGAAAATCAAAGAAGTTTGAGTGGACAGAGCAATGTGAAAACGCATTTGCCAAGTTCAAACGGATACTATCATCACCTCCCATATTGGCAAAATTAAAACCTGGTAACCCATTATATTTGTATCTTTCGGTatctgttaattgaatttcatctGTGCTTGTAACAGAAATAGGTCGACAACAAAACCCAGTATACTATGTTAGCAAAATCCTGCAGAATGTAGAAATGCGATATCCAGCCATCGAAAAACTGGCCTATGCCCTAGTAATCACCGCGAGACGCCTAATGCACTATTTTTAGAGCCACAAGGTCATAGTACGAACAAATCAACCACTGGGACAAGTGCTGACTAGGCCCGACCTTGCAGGAATATTGACCAAATAGTCCATCGAGCTCTCCAAACATGACATAGAATACCAAGCTCGGGGGGCATTAAAATCGCAATCTTTGGCCGACTTTGTAGCAGAGTTCACTTCCACACCCGATGTTTACCCCCAAATGGGAACTATAAGTGGATAGAGCTTCCGATGAGGGCGGGGGAGGAGCTAGAATCGTACTCCGAGATAACAACGGACTGACAACCGAGCAATCAATAAAGTACATGTTCCCTGTCAGCAACAACCAGTCCGAATACGAAGCACTTTTGGCCGGTTTACGTTTGGCAAAAGAATGCGGAATACAAAAGATCAAGGTCTATTGCGACTCCCTGCTGGTGGTCCAACAGGTAAACGACGTTTTCCAGGTATGCGAACCTTCATTAGAACAATATCATACGCGGGTAAAATAGCTAATCACACAATTCCAGAATTTTCAAATAACAcattgacgaatggatttttgatggtatagaatttcacaaatgaattctcgttgcaagtatagtttctaaaccaatcactaatcctttattatgaattacctcttattgaattggaagaaagtagaaggaacaatagtagatctacaacaaaacataagaacaacataaaggaaattacaacaaaagaatggaagaagaatgaatgtaacaacaagaattgagaggtagaaggagatgaaagcatgaattaaaatctagatctaagattattgaactaaacctaatcctaattctagagagaagtgagagcttctctctctagaaactaattctcactactaaactaagctaaaactaaactaatgataactaacatctaaagtatgaaaagtatgtaaaagtatgttgattccccttcaatccttggcttaaatagcattagaaatgagttggattgggcccacaaggcttctaaaatcgctggccacgtttgcattaagtgggtcatgtgccaccatcggcgcgtccgcgtaccatgcgcgtgcgcgcccctatgcgcgatgcaactatggaaaatcttatatcgtttcgaagccccggatgttagctttccaacccaactagaaccgcatcatttggacctctgtagctcaagttatggtcgattaagtgcgaagaggtcggcttgacagctttccggttcttccatttctttatgagttctccaacttttcatgctttctttcttcattcccttgatccaatctttgcctcctaaaccttaaatcacttaacaaacatatcaaggcatctaatagaatcaaggtgaattaaatttagctattttgagtcctaaaaagcatgttttcacattcaagcacaattaaaggagaatatacaaaaccatgctatttcttgaataaatatgggtaaaaggtgataaaatccccaaaaatcaatacaagataaaccctacaaatggggtttgtcacacATATTAACAGAAACGAAAATCATAGGGCAGACGTCTTATCGAAACTAGCTACAACGAGAAAACCAGAAGATAAGACCACACTGTCACAAATAACACTAGAATATCCCAGTACTTGGAACAACCTCATTTTAAGCTTGTCACAGGCAAAAGACTGGAGGACCCCATACTTCACCTTCTTGAAGCTCGGAGAAGTACCTCAGGAAGAGTCAAACCAAAGACTCTTCAGGAGAAAGGCTAGTTCCTTCACCATTATCGGTGACGACCTATATTGTAGAGGATTTTCACGACCTCTACTCAAATGCCtaggggaagaagaagatgacCTTGCCATGGCCGAGGCTCACGAGGGGATCTGTGGCACACATGTAGGAGGCAGAAGTCTCACAGCAAAGATACTAAGAGCTGGGTACTATTGGCCGTCGTTAAAGAAAGATTGCCTAGAGAAAGTACGCAAATGTGACTGCTACCAAAAGTTTGCCCTGATCATACATAATCCGGCCAAGATGTTACACACAACAGAGGTCGGATAGCCATTTCACAGATGGGGGATGGATATACTCGGGCCCTTCCCAATTTCGAAGGGTCAGGTGAAATTCCTTCTAGTAGCAATAGACTACTTTACTAAATGGATAGAGGCTCAACCTTTGGCTAAGATAACAGCGGACAAGGTAAAACATTTCATTTGGATGTTTATTATATGCCGATATGGATTACCTATGGATATTGTTACTGATAATGGTAGGCAGTTCACAGATAGGAAAATAGCCTCTTTCTTATccaatttaaacataaaataccaCTTTTCCTCGGTTGAGCACCCGCAAACTAATGGGCTCACCGAAGAAGCTAACAAGGTCATTTTGTAGGCACTTAAGAAAAAGGTAACATTAGCAAAGGGAGAATGGGCCGAACTGGTACCTGAGATACTTTGGGGATACAACACTACCCCCACAAAGCTCGACCTACGAAACACCTTTCAAGTTGGTCTTCGGATCCGATGCCATGACCCCAGTAGAAATATCTCAATGATAAATAAGGACAAACTACTTCGAGGACGGCGTGAACAACCAAACAAGAAAGGCCGAGTTGGACACGCTAGAAAAAGTAAGAAATGAAGCAAGGATTAGAAGCGAAGCAATGCAACAAATAATACGGAACAAATATAACAAAAAGGTAAGACCACGGACATTACAACAAGGAGACCTAGTCTTCAGACGCTTAGAAGATGTTCGGAAACCACCAGGAcaaggaaagctcgctgctaacTGGGAGGTCCATTTCCGAATTACCAAAGTACATGGCTGAGGAGCATACTCGCTGCAAACTCTAGAAGGAGTCGATTTACCAAACACATGGAACATTTCTTCATTACGACTTTATTATACCTAGTTGCTTATCAAAGTCTGAAGTTCAgaaggtactctttttcctaccacCGAGGTTTTATCCCTAAGGAGGGTTTTACTCGgggaggttttaatgaggccgaCCACTTCAAGCATGTCAAATGTCATTCAACCTTATGAATTACCATTCCAAGTTATCAAAATCATACATTCTATTTCATGCATTCTAAACGACTACGTGCTCAACAACAAAACAGGAGGCAAAAAACGTATCCGCAATAGGCGGCGCAAAGTAAGTTGCATATAATGTCAATTGAAACAAACTCCAAATACATTTCGATCACAGAGTTTTTGAAACACTCAGAATAAAGTCAAAAGTCAATTACAAATCAACAACACAGTCAATCATCTTTAAACAACTGCATCAGCGGTCTCAACCTGGACTTCTCCTTCAGGCTCATCATCTACTTAGTTTCCCGTTGACAACTATCTTTGTAAACACGGAACTGTCCGGCATCAAACATTCGAGGCAAGAAAATATCAATAACAAATATCCATGTCAAATCCTACTTTTCTTAAATTTGCTTGTCAAGCACAAATTAATACAAAATgtcaaacaagtttttcaaaataCCACCAAAATAAACAGTCACAATAACGGATTGAAAAACTACAAATCCCAAAGTCACTATacaataaatacataattaacaAGGCCACCTAGATAAATCACTATTTGCTAGCTTCGGCCGCATTTTCCCCCTTGGCCTCATCAGGGTCATCATCAACAAGTTTCCCTCCGACTACAATCTTTGTCACATCCAATTTTGAAACAtcaaattttggagagaaaataGAGACTTGGCTATGAACCGGTCAAAACCCACTGCAAACATCTCCATAACTTCAACCTCGAGCTCACGAACTCGGGCCACCATCTTACCTTTTTCTATATCAGCTTGCGACATCTGACTCTGCAAATCCCAAATTTGCCCACGAAAGGTCTCTACCTCTTCCTCCTGATCCTTCATTTTCTTTGTGTTCTCGGCAATAAGAGTATCTCTCCCAGTAAGCTCTTTCTCTTTCTGAGCAGCAATTTTCTCTAACAAAACAATCTTACCAACATACTCCTTCTCACCAGCACCCAACAGCTTCGTGGTGCAACCTATACACAACATCCTAGTAGCAATGACCTACAAAAAACATTTCATAAAAATGTGACAAACCAATAAGCAATACAAAGAAAAACAACAATACCAAATTATACCTGCATATATTGACCAACAGCCTCCATACTAGCACCATTAAGCAAATCCACGTCACCAGGGAACTGACCAACCTTGTCGGCCAGCTCGGATACAGAAAACTGATCACTCTATACAGACCTTGAATCTGAACCACGAGCAAATCCATGTAGTCGCATCTGTTTAGG is a genomic window of Arachis ipaensis cultivar K30076 chromosome B06, Araip1.1, whole genome shotgun sequence containing:
- the LOC110263583 gene encoding uncharacterized protein LOC110263583; protein product: MEAVGQYMQVIATRMLCIGCTTKLLGAGEKEYVGKIVLLEKIAAQKEKELTGRDTLIAENTKKMKDQEEEVETFRGQIWDLQSQMSQADIEKGKMVARVRELEVEVMEMFAVGFDRFIAKSLFSLQNLMFQNWM